The genomic DNA ATGGAGAACTAAACAAACTGTAGTAGCGTAGCGAGGCAGAGTTCGTTGAAGTGGTAAAAATCAAAGACAGATACTTTTGTATATGTTTTTTGTAGCAGGAACAAATGGTGAAAGAAAAAGTTATTTTAGCATATTCAGGGGGACTAGATACATCTGTAATTGTTCCATGGTTAAAGGAAAATTATGATTATGAAGTTATTGCAGTAGCAGTAAATGTTGGACAAAATGAAGATTTTAAAGCAATAGAAGAAAAAGCTTATTTAACAGGAGCAAGTAAATTTTATTTAATAAACAAAGTGAATGAATTTGTGGAAGAGTATATATTTCCAACATTAAAAGCTGGTGCAATATATGAAAATAAATATTTGCTAGGGACATCAATGGCAAGACCAGTTATTGGGAAAGCTTTAGTTGAGGTGGCTCATATAGAAGGGGCGAAGTATATTGCTCATGGTGCAACAGGAAAAGGTAACGATCAAGTGAGATTTGAATTAGCTATTAAAGCCTTAGATCCATCTTTAAAAATAATAGCTCCTTGGAGAATTTGGGATATTAAATCAAGAGAGGAAGAGATAGAATACCTAGAAAAAAATGGAATCTCACTTCCCTTTCATAAGAAATCCCCTTATAGTAGAGATGAGAATTTATTCCATGTAAGTCATGAAGGCTTTGATTTAGAATCTCCTTCAAAAGAGCCTAACTATGAGAATATTTTACAATGGGTTAAAACTCTAGAAGCCGCAAATGAAAAATCTGAGTATATAACTATTGAATTTGTAAAGGGAGTTCCTATTGCAATAAATGGAGAAAAAATGAGTGGAGTAGAAATTATAAAACAGTTAAATAAAATTGGTGGAAATCATGGAATTGGTGTTTTAGATATGGTTGAAAATAGATTGGTTGGAATGAAATCAAGAGGAATCTATGAAACTCCAGGTGGGACGATTTTATTCTTTGCTCATGAAGAGTTAGAACGATTATGTTTAGATAAAGATACATATCAAGAAAAAATAAAATTATCTCATGATTTTTCAAAATTAGTTTATAACGGACAATGGTTTACAACTTTAAGAAAAGCCATAACAGCTTTTGTGGATGTAACACAAGAATTTGTAACAGGTGAAGTAAAATTAAAGTTGTATAAAGGAAATATAATTTTGGCAGGAACCACTTCTCCATTTACACTATATTCTGAAGAGTATTCAACTTTTGAAAAAGATAGTGTTTATAATCAACAAGATGCAGAAGGATTTATAAATTTATTTGGTTTACCTATAAAAATTGAAGCACTATTGAGAAAAAAGAATTCATTTCAATACTAACTAAATATAATTTATTTGGATTTGAGGTTACTGTGAAGAAACTACTCCCACTTATAGAAGTGGGAGTTTGTTGGGATGTATCTGAGTGTTACAGTTATCACAATGATACACTATATCAGATAGTTTTAACTCTAATTTTTTTATTATATAAAAATTTTATTTTGCTATATTATTAAGAATACTCTAGTTCATCAACCTCACAACAAGCCTTTTCATATTCCTCTTGACTTTCTTGAACTCTCTTTTCTTTATATAGAAAATTTTTATCAAACTTATCAACCTCTTCAGAACTAACTTCAAAACAATCACTAAATTCTGCATATCCTGAAACTCCATCTAATGCACCTTTGTAAAGAGGTAATACTAGAAGTCCAGTGTAATAGTTCATATCAGGCATAGATATAGCATATTTCTTTCCACCTAAAAATCCATATGGTTTATAGTGATATGGATATCCTAAAGTTGTTATTACAGAATAACCTAATCTTTTAGCTTCTTCTATTGAATAAGTTATCAATTTTCTTCCAAGCCCTTTTCTATGATATTCAGGTGAGATAAAAACTGGCCCAAAAGATATTGTTTTATATTCCACTTCGTCTTTTTCCACGATTTTTGAATTACTATAAAAAATAGCTCCCTCAACTTTACCATTAACCTCTATTACAAAAGTTAACTCTTTTATAAAATCTTTATGTTCACGCATTTTATGGACAACATAGTGCTCATGAGCTCCTGGAAAATATAAATTCCAAAATGCCTCTCTTGCAATTTCTTCAACTCTTCTATAATCTTTTTCTTCTTCAGATCTAATTACTACATTCATAAAATCTCCTATTATTTTCTTTTTTGTTTGTCTTTTATAAATTTTCTAGCCTTCTTCAGTCCACCAACTTCTTTAAACATTTGATTTAATTTTTGTTGTTCTAACTCTTTACTAGTTAGTCCATCGTATAAACTTTCTCTTTTTAGCTTAAAGTAGTTTTCAATTCTTCTTTCATCTATAAACCCATTTATTAATGCTTTTTTCACAGCACAACCTGGTTCATCAGTGTGAGAACAGTTATTAAATTTACATTGATTCACTAAATCTTCCATCTCTAAAAAATACTTAGATACATCAGCACTTTGAATTCCAATCTCTCTCATTCCAGGGGTATCAATTATGACTCCACCAAAAGGTGAAACAAACATTTCACGTCCTGTTGTAGTATGTTTACCCTTGTCACCTTTACTAATACTCTTTGTTTCTAGTCGATTTTCTCCTAAAATTTCATTAATTAAAGTTGATTTTCCAACTCCTGAAGAACCAATAAAAGCTGTAGTGATATCTTTTTTTAGATATTTTTTAAATTTATCAATGTTATCTTCTTTAAATGTTGTAACAATAATATCTGAAAAAGCTGATATTTCTTCAACTTCCTGTATATACTTGAGCAAATCTTTAGAAAGATCAGATTTTGTTAAAACAATAACAGGAACTGCCCCACTATCCCAAGTTATAGAAAGATATCTTTCTAGTCTATTTAAATTATAATTTTCATTTAAAGACATACAAATAAAAACGATATCAATATTAGTTGCAATAATTTGAACTTGATCACTTGTTCCAACTGCC from Candidatus Cetobacterium colombiensis includes the following:
- a CDS encoding argininosuccinate synthase codes for the protein MVKEKVILAYSGGLDTSVIVPWLKENYDYEVIAVAVNVGQNEDFKAIEEKAYLTGASKFYLINKVNEFVEEYIFPTLKAGAIYENKYLLGTSMARPVIGKALVEVAHIEGAKYIAHGATGKGNDQVRFELAIKALDPSLKIIAPWRIWDIKSREEEIEYLEKNGISLPFHKKSPYSRDENLFHVSHEGFDLESPSKEPNYENILQWVKTLEAANEKSEYITIEFVKGVPIAINGEKMSGVEIIKQLNKIGGNHGIGVLDMVENRLVGMKSRGIYETPGGTILFFAHEELERLCLDKDTYQEKIKLSHDFSKLVYNGQWFTTLRKAITAFVDVTQEFVTGEVKLKLYKGNIILAGTTSPFTLYSEEYSTFEKDSVYNQQDAEGFINLFGLPIKIEALLRKKNSFQY
- a CDS encoding GNAT family N-acetyltransferase, whose translation is MNVVIRSEEEKDYRRVEEIAREAFWNLYFPGAHEHYVVHKMREHKDFIKELTFVIEVNGKVEGAIFYSNSKIVEKDEVEYKTISFGPVFISPEYHRKGLGRKLITYSIEEAKRLGYSVITTLGYPYHYKPYGFLGGKKYAISMPDMNYYTGLLVLPLYKGALDGVSGYAEFSDCFEVSSEEVDKFDKNFLYKEKRVQESQEEYEKACCEVDELEYS
- the rsgA gene encoding ribosome small subunit-dependent GTPase A, whose product is MNILENYGLKNIYIEEAKNYPKFKLARVIAQYKGLYKIITECNEKLAEISGKFRYEAMESIEFPAVGDYVMVSFDENDSKAIIHKILTRKTTFSRTAVGTSDQVQIIATNIDIVFICMSLNENYNLNRLERYLSITWDSGAVPVIVLTKSDLSKDLLKYIQEVEEISAFSDIIVTTFKEDNIDKFKKYLKKDITTAFIGSSGVGKSTLINEILGENRLETKSISKGDKGKHTTTGREMFVSPFGGVIIDTPGMREIGIQSADVSKYFLEMEDLVNQCKFNNCSHTDEPGCAVKKALINGFIDERRIENYFKLKRESLYDGLTSKELEQQKLNQMFKEVGGLKKARKFIKDKQKRK